GCTGCCCATTCCGAGCAAAGCGATGGCGGCGCGGGCGACTCGACCGGCGTCGTCGAGCTCGACGCCGCACGTCACGCCGACGAGCGCGAAGTCGCCGAGGCGTCTGGAGACTTCGTCCACTGCAAAACCGGAACGTCCTGACCACACGGGGAAGTGCACGCCGGTGAGGAGCTCGCCGTCGTCGACGGTCGTCGTCCACGTCCCGACGAAGAACTCAGACGCGGGTTCGAGGCGAGTGCCCGACGACGAAGCAATCTCGAGCTGAGCGTCGAGCGCGAGCGCGACGGCAGGCAGCTCGGCGGCGGGATCGGCGTGCGCGATCGACCCACCCACAGTGCCGCGGTTGCGGATCTGGAAGTGCCCGATGAGCGGCGTCGCCTTCGTGAGCAGCGGGATGGCCCCAGCAGCTTCCGATCCTTCGAGGTCGGCCTGACGGGTCATCGCGCGCACCACTACCGTGCCGTTGCGGCGCTCGACACCCGTGAGCTCCGCCACCCGGTTGAGATCGACGAGATGACCGAACCGCGTGAGCCGAAGGGCGAGCATCGGAACGAGGCTCTGTCCGCCGGCGAGGGGCTTGGCCTCGTCGCCATGCTCGCCGAGCAGCCCGACCGCGTCGGCAGTGGTCTCGGGCGCGTGGTACTCGAACGGCGCCGGCTTCACGGAGTGGGACGGTAGCCGCATAGCGTTGCGGCCGGCACGGAGTCGACCAAAGGATGGGGAACGCGTGGTGCAGCGGGTCGTCGTAGCGACCGACCGATCGGAGACGGCTGCGCGCGCGGTTCAATGGGCGGCCGACCTGGCGGCCAGGTACGCAGCCGACCTCGTGCTCGTGCAAGTGCTCCCGGCCGAGCCGGATCCGGGCACGGAGGGACTCCCCGAGGTCAAGCCCCGCGTCGATCTCGCCGCGGGCGTGCTCGCGCGGGAGGTCAGCGACCTCGCCGGACCCAGGGGCAAGGCCCGAGTGGTCGTGGGCGACGATCCCGCCGTCGCGATCCTGCGCGTCGCCGACGAGGAGCACGCGGACCTCGTCGTCGTGGGAAACGCGGGGATGGCGGGGCGCAAGAAGTTCCTGCTCGCCAACGTGCCCAACCGCATCACCCACCTCGCGCGCTGCACGGTGATCGTCGTGAACACGTCGGGAGCCGTCATGCGCGGTGGCGCGCCGCCACCCGTGATCGACCTGCCTCCGCCGCCCGACGAGGACGAGGAGCCGCTGCTCACCGCACGCGCAGCCACGATCGCAAAGGTCGCGACCAAGCACGGGTTCAAGGAGCTGTGGTCGCGCATCGGGCATCACGACGACCCTGA
The nucleotide sequence above comes from Acidimicrobiia bacterium. Encoded proteins:
- a CDS encoding xanthine dehydrogenase family protein subunit M — its product is MKPAPFEYHAPETTADAVGLLGEHGDEAKPLAGGQSLVPMLALRLTRFGHLVDLNRVAELTGVERRNGTVVVRAMTRQADLEGSEAAGAIPLLTKATPLIGHFQIRNRGTVGGSIAHADPAAELPAVALALDAQLEIASSSGTRLEPASEFFVGTWTTTVDDGELLTGVHFPVWSGRSGFAVDEVSRRLGDFALVGVTCGVELDDAGRVARAAIALLGMGSTPLRASAAEAALAGTTPSAADLGEIAQLAVADLDPPEDIHASSQYRRSVGAHVVARALGAALEDADRA